From the genome of Caldisericota bacterium, one region includes:
- the arcC gene encoding carbamate kinase, translating to IAGMVEQGFDVVVTHGNGPQVGFILRRSEIAHDTTGMHLVPLVNCGADTQGAIGYQIQQALDNEFKRRNIAKKAATVVTQVVVDKNDDAFKNPAKPIGTFYTKERAEELQKEHPDWVIVNDAGRGYRRVVPSPMPIEIVEQDAIELLVKNGFSVVGVGGGGIPVVYNENGELEGSPAVIDKDNASSLLAINIKADIFIISTAVEKMYLNFGKDDQVALDNISVADAKKYIAEGHFAKGSMLPKIQAIVRFLEAGGKEAIVTKPELLEKALKGETGTHIHP from the coding sequence ATATTGCAGGAATGGTTGAGCAAGGTTTTGATGTAGTAGTTACACATGGAAATGGACCGCAAGTTGGATTTATATTGCGGCGTTCCGAAATTGCACATGACACAACAGGAATGCACCTTGTACCACTAGTAAACTGTGGAGCTGATACACAAGGCGCAATTGGCTATCAAATACAGCAAGCGCTTGACAATGAATTTAAAAGAAGAAATATTGCAAAGAAAGCAGCAACTGTAGTAACGCAGGTCGTCGTGGATAAAAACGATGATGCATTTAAAAACCCGGCAAAGCCAATCGGTACATTTTATACAAAAGAACGGGCAGAAGAGCTGCAGAAAGAACATCCGGACTGGGTAATCGTGAATGATGCAGGAAGAGGTTACAGAAGAGTGGTCCCTTCACCAATGCCTATAGAGATTGTAGAACAAGATGCGATTGAGCTGCTTGTAAAAAATGGTTTTAGCGTTGTCGGTGTAGGTGGTGGCGGTATCCCGGTAGTTTACAACGAAAATGGCGAATTGGAAGGGTCTCCTGCAGTGATCGATAAGGATAATGCGTCAAGTTTGTTGGCAATAAATATTAAAGCAGACATATTCATTATTTCTACTGCCGTAGAAAAAATGTACCTAAACTTTGGTAAAGACGACCAAGTTGCCCTTGATAACATAAGCGTTGCAGATGCAAAAAAGTACATTGCAGAGGGACATTTTGCAAAGGGAAGTATGCTGCCAAAAATTCAAGCAATTGTGCGCTTCCTAGAGGCAGGCGGAAAAGAAGCCATCGTTACAAAACCTGAATTATTAGAAAAGGCGTTGAAAGGTGAAACAGGTACACATATACACCCGTAA
- a CDS encoding BMP family ABC transporter substrate-binding protein — protein sequence MKRIRSLVVILLLIALVGVLGGCAPKEKEPVEEETLKVAFIYVGPKNDGGWSQSHDEGRLYLEQQLPYVETAYAENVPEGAPCEKVVRDYCNKGYNVIFTTSFGFMDPTLNVAKDYPDVVFEHCSGFKTAENMGNYFGRMYEPDYLAGLVAGMMTKSNYIGFVAPFSIPEVVREINTFTIGVREVNPNAEVHVIWTNSWFDPALEASAAETFLANGADIIASGVDSPAALQAAEKAGKYGIGYDMDMASFAPAAVLTSRIWHWGIYYKQVLEAVHNGTWTAGEYWDGMEAGIVDLAPYGPMVPQEVQDYVENRKQMILNGDYDPFMGPIYDQTGTLRVKEGEELSDGEKLSIQWFVDGVIGTIPEGGS from the coding sequence ATGAAACGCATTAGGTCGTTGGTAGTAATTTTACTGCTTATCGCACTAGTAGGTGTACTTGGAGGTTGCGCGCCAAAAGAGAAAGAACCTGTGGAAGAGGAAACACTCAAGGTGGCATTCATCTATGTAGGGCCAAAAAATGATGGGGGCTGGAGCCAATCACATGATGAAGGAAGATTGTATTTAGAACAACAACTCCCATATGTAGAGACTGCATATGCGGAAAACGTTCCAGAAGGAGCTCCATGTGAAAAGGTTGTAAGAGATTATTGCAATAAAGGTTATAATGTTATCTTCACAACAAGTTTTGGATTTATGGATCCCACACTTAATGTCGCAAAAGATTATCCTGATGTAGTTTTTGAACACTGCTCAGGATTTAAAACAGCAGAGAATATGGGAAATTATTTTGGCAGAATGTACGAACCAGATTATTTAGCAGGACTTGTTGCTGGAATGATGACAAAATCTAATTATATCGGATTTGTTGCTCCATTTTCAATCCCGGAAGTCGTAAGAGAAATTAATACTTTCACAATTGGAGTTAGAGAAGTAAATCCTAATGCAGAAGTACATGTTATCTGGACAAATTCCTGGTTTGATCCAGCACTAGAAGCAAGTGCGGCAGAAACATTCCTTGCAAACGGTGCTGATATTATAGCAAGCGGAGTTGATTCACCCGCAGCACTTCAGGCAGCAGAAAAAGCAGGAAAATATGGAATAGGCTATGACATGGATATGGCTAGCTTTGCACCAGCTGCTGTACTCACCTCGCGTATTTGGCACTGGGGCATCTATTACAAACAAGTGTTGGAAGCCGTTCATAATGGCACATGGACAGCAGGCGAATATTGGGATGGTATGGAAGCAGGTATTGTCGACTTAGCTCCATATGGGCCAATGGTGCCTCAAGAAGTGCAAGACTATGTTGAAAACAGAAAACAGATGATACTAAATGGTGACTATGACCCTTTTATGGGACCAATTTACGACCAGACCGGAACATTGCGAGTAAAAGAAGGGGAAGAACTTTCAGATGGTGAAAAATTAAGTATCCAATGGTTTGTTGATGGAGTTATAGGCACAATACCTGAAGGTGGCTCTTAA
- a CDS encoding ABC transporter ATP-binding protein yields MDEIIVQTKGITKYFPGVLANDHIDFELKKGEIHTLLGENGAGKSTLMNILDGIYHPDKGEIYINGNEVHIRSPFDAMTNSIGMIHQHFMLVDTLTVLENVALGLKSQGFYIRKPEIVKQIKQISQKYHFNINPHSKIWQLSVGEQQRVEIIKTLFRGAVILILDEPTAVLTPQESNDLFKILKGLVKEGKSIIFISHKLDEVMEISDRITVLKKGKVVGTVNKKDVTKSYLAKMMVGREVLFNLERKPLKRKGDVLKVKELEAYNDKGIKALKKISFTVAAGEIFGIAGISGNGQKILAQVITGLRRATNGKVILNEKDITNASPKAITSSGVNYIPPDRLKVGLIPNLNTVENAILRSYDREPISKRNFIDYEKATGYTKSLITKFNITVPRIDAPAKLLSGGNLQKLLLAREIAEKPKLLIAVHPTRGLDVGATEYIRKQLLKERDNGLAVLLISEDLDEILMVSDRIGVIYEGQIMDVINIEDAERNKIGLLMAGVDSVRN; encoded by the coding sequence ATGGATGAAATCATTGTTCAAACCAAGGGTATAACAAAATATTTCCCTGGAGTTCTTGCCAATGACCACATTGACTTTGAACTAAAAAAAGGAGAAATCCATACACTGCTGGGAGAAAATGGCGCAGGCAAAAGTACTTTGATGAATATTTTAGATGGTATTTATCATCCGGATAAAGGCGAAATTTACATCAATGGTAACGAGGTACACATACGAAGTCCATTCGATGCTATGACAAATAGCATTGGGATGATACATCAACATTTTATGCTTGTAGATACACTTACAGTTCTTGAAAATGTAGCATTAGGACTTAAATCTCAGGGTTTCTATATTAGAAAACCGGAAATTGTAAAACAAATAAAACAAATATCCCAAAAATATCATTTTAATATTAACCCACATTCCAAAATATGGCAACTCTCCGTTGGCGAACAACAACGCGTAGAGATTATAAAAACTCTGTTCAGGGGCGCTGTGATATTAATTCTTGATGAGCCCACAGCCGTCCTTACTCCCCAGGAATCAAATGATTTGTTTAAAATACTTAAAGGATTAGTAAAAGAAGGTAAATCAATTATTTTCATCAGTCATAAATTAGATGAAGTAATGGAAATTTCAGACAGGATAACAGTTTTAAAAAAAGGAAAGGTAGTTGGAACAGTAAACAAAAAGGATGTAACTAAAAGTTATCTGGCTAAAATGATGGTGGGAAGAGAGGTACTGTTTAATTTAGAAAGAAAACCATTAAAAAGAAAAGGTGATGTTCTGAAAGTAAAAGAACTTGAAGCATATAATGACAAAGGAATTAAGGCTCTGAAAAAAATAAGTTTTACAGTTGCTGCCGGTGAAATTTTTGGCATCGCAGGTATTTCAGGTAACGGCCAAAAAATACTAGCCCAGGTTATCACCGGGTTAAGGCGAGCTACTAACGGGAAAGTAATCCTAAATGAAAAAGATATAACAAATGCTAGCCCAAAAGCTATTACAAGTAGCGGCGTAAATTATATTCCTCCGGATAGGCTTAAAGTTGGGCTTATTCCAAACCTTAATACAGTAGAAAATGCCATCCTTAGGTCCTACGACAGGGAACCAATTTCAAAAAGAAATTTTATTGATTATGAAAAAGCAACAGGGTACACCAAATCTCTCATTACAAAATTTAATATCACAGTGCCAAGAATAGATGCTCCGGCAAAGCTTCTTTCAGGTGGAAACCTGCAGAAGCTCCTTTTAGCACGAGAAATTGCCGAAAAGCCAAAACTACTTATTGCTGTTCATCCCACGCGAGGGTTAGATGTAGGAGCAACAGAATACATCAGAAAGCAGTTACTCAAGGAACGTGATAATGGTTTAGCAGTGTTGCTAATTTCAGAAGATCTGGATGAAATACTTATGGTGTCAGACAGAATTGGAGTAATATATGAAGGACAAATTATGGATGTTATCAACATCGAAGATGCTGAGAGAAATAAAATTGGATTACTTATGGCTGGAGTAGATTCTGTAAGAAATTAA
- a CDS encoding ABC transporter permease, protein MLLFEKRENVPTKLKVAIPLISVFLGLVAGGIAILFTRTNPLIVYQALIKGAFSSIYTFSETLVVAIPLILISAGLIVAFKMNFWNIGAYGQYIIGAIFGSFFALTMPATMSRPLLLTIMCLASILGGALWGLIPATLKALWEVNEVISTLLLNYIALYILKYLMYGPWRNPASHGFPLSKPFALNAQLPRLLVHTRVHLGLIFGIIAVIIVYILITKTKFGYEIRVVGENKRAARYGGINITKNIFIAMAISGGLAGLAGLAQLSGVIHMLQIEINPGYGYTAIIVAWLASLNPIIAMFVSVIFGGLEAGGYQIQMAIRVPFGIVGTIESAVLFFLLGGEILKRYRIRLRGNTS, encoded by the coding sequence ATGTTACTGTTTGAAAAACGAGAAAATGTTCCTACTAAATTAAAGGTAGCCATTCCGCTAATATCTGTATTTTTGGGTTTAGTGGCAGGAGGTATTGCAATCCTTTTTACGCGGACTAACCCACTTATAGTATATCAGGCACTGATCAAAGGTGCATTTAGCAGCATCTATACGTTCTCAGAAACACTCGTAGTTGCCATTCCTCTAATCTTAATCTCAGCAGGGTTAATAGTCGCATTCAAAATGAATTTTTGGAATATCGGAGCATACGGCCAATACATTATTGGAGCTATTTTTGGATCATTTTTCGCTCTCACTATGCCTGCTACAATGTCAAGGCCACTGCTCCTTACCATTATGTGCCTTGCTAGCATTTTGGGAGGAGCTCTTTGGGGATTGATACCCGCTACGTTAAAAGCCCTCTGGGAAGTAAATGAAGTTATTTCTACATTGCTTTTAAATTATATCGCACTCTACATATTGAAATATTTGATGTATGGTCCGTGGAGAAATCCGGCAAGTCACGGCTTTCCACTATCAAAACCATTCGCATTAAATGCCCAACTTCCACGGTTATTGGTGCACACAAGAGTTCATCTTGGCCTTATTTTTGGTATTATTGCTGTAATTATTGTCTATATTCTTATTACAAAAACTAAATTTGGATATGAAATACGGGTAGTAGGTGAGAATAAAAGAGCAGCAAGATATGGAGGAATCAACATCACAAAAAACATTTTCATAGCAATGGCTATAAGTGGAGGATTAGCTGGACTTGCTGGTCTGGCACAACTATCCGGCGTTATACATATGCTGCAGATAGAGATTAACCCGGGATATGGGTACACTGCCATCATAGTTGCCTGGCTTGCTTCATTAAACCCAATTATAGCAATGTTTGTATCAGTCATTTTTGGTGGCCTGGAAGCTGGGGGATATCAGATACAAATGGCTATAAGAGTCCCGTTTGGCATTGTAGGTACTATAGAAAGTGCCGTTTTATTTTTCTTATTAGGCGGTGAAATATTAAAGAGATACCGAATAAGACTCAGGGGGAATACATCATGA
- a CDS encoding ABC transporter permease, which translates to MKLTATTILITLLATTVRSGTILLFPTIGEIFAERTGILNLGIEGMMIIGAFFGFVVAYTTKNPYLGFVVGMFAGGIAALIHAFISITLRGNQVVSGLALTIFGLGITSFYGQRWINNKLPESIPTVVIPGLSKIPFIGSVFFRQDYIVYFSYILVLAMWFILYKTKPGIHLRAAGQNARAADAMGVNVNATRYFWTFFGGLMAGAGGAYLTVAYAPFWLEGITAGRGWIAVALVIFAMWNPINALIGAYLFGGITALQFQLQASGTTIPSSLLSMQPYLLTFIIIIIATLIVHARHLGAPKELGIPYTREEK; encoded by the coding sequence ATGAAATTAACGGCTACCACAATTCTAATAACACTACTCGCCACCACGGTACGTTCTGGCACCATACTTTTGTTCCCCACTATTGGCGAAATATTTGCTGAAAGAACTGGAATACTAAACCTTGGCATAGAAGGAATGATGATTATAGGTGCATTTTTCGGTTTTGTTGTAGCATATACAACAAAAAATCCATACCTTGGATTCGTCGTCGGAATGTTTGCAGGGGGTATTGCAGCACTCATTCATGCCTTTATATCGATAACGCTCAGAGGAAACCAGGTAGTAAGCGGATTGGCTTTAACAATTTTTGGATTAGGTATCACCAGTTTTTATGGTCAGAGATGGATAAATAATAAACTGCCGGAAAGCATTCCTACTGTCGTAATACCCGGACTTTCTAAAATACCATTTATAGGTTCGGTATTTTTTAGGCAAGATTATATTGTATATTTTTCTTATATTCTTGTACTTGCCATGTGGTTTATACTCTACAAAACAAAACCAGGGATACATCTACGAGCAGCCGGGCAAAATGCAAGAGCTGCTGATGCAATGGGAGTAAATGTAAATGCCACTCGTTATTTTTGGACATTCTTTGGTGGGCTCATGGCAGGTGCTGGCGGGGCATACCTGACAGTAGCGTATGCACCTTTCTGGTTAGAGGGAATTACAGCAGGCAGAGGATGGATTGCAGTTGCACTTGTTATCTTTGCCATGTGGAATCCCATTAATGCACTTATTGGTGCATACTTGTTTGGAGGGATAACTGCTTTGCAATTCCAACTTCAAGCATCTGGCACTACAATACCTTCCTCTCTCCTTAGCATGCAGCCATACCTTCTCACTTTTATCATAATTATTATTGCAACACTCATTGTGCATGCCAGGCATCTTGGAGCGCCTAAAGAATTAGGAATACCATACACAAGAGAGGAGAAATAA
- a CDS encoding threonine synthase, producing MSYIKKLKCLLCGAEYSPAEVKYTCPKCGDEGILEIIYDYKEIKKHFTKESLADSRDYSMWRYLPLLPVDDPSKIGPLKVGWTPLYSAKRIRKNLDMQYLWIKDDGRNPTASLKDRASAIAIVKAQELGEKTITCASTGNAASSLAGASASVGLKNYIFVPKTAPKAKIAQLLVFGATVLAVNGTYDEAFELSIEATKKFGWYNRNTAFNPYMVEGKKTVALEIIEQMNFEVPDYVFVSVGDGCIISGVAKGYSDMYHLGFINHLPKLVAVQAEGCQPLVDALNGDGAVKFVEPDTLADSIAVGVPRNRVMAIRDIDNSEGFGIAVSDDEIIEAIKYLGSTEGIFAEPAGSTSFAGALKALKNGKISKNDKVVIIVTGNGLKDVESAIKAGGKPLAINPDIESIKKALNK from the coding sequence ATGAGCTACATTAAAAAATTAAAATGTTTACTATGCGGAGCAGAATACAGCCCTGCAGAGGTAAAATATACCTGTCCCAAATGCGGAGACGAAGGTATTCTTGAGATAATATATGACTACAAAGAGATAAAAAAACATTTTACAAAGGAGTCTCTTGCAGATAGTAGAGATTATTCAATGTGGAGATATTTGCCTCTTTTACCTGTAGATGATCCATCTAAAATTGGACCTCTAAAAGTAGGATGGACGCCTCTTTATTCGGCTAAAAGGATAAGAAAAAATCTTGATATGCAATATCTCTGGATTAAAGATGACGGAAGAAATCCTACCGCGTCTTTAAAAGACAGAGCATCAGCCATTGCTATTGTTAAAGCACAAGAGCTTGGAGAAAAGACTATAACATGCGCTTCCACAGGAAATGCAGCATCATCTCTTGCAGGTGCTTCTGCTTCTGTAGGATTGAAAAATTATATATTTGTGCCCAAAACAGCACCAAAGGCAAAGATTGCTCAGCTACTCGTATTTGGAGCTACTGTGCTTGCAGTGAATGGCACTTACGATGAAGCATTTGAATTATCTATAGAAGCAACAAAAAAGTTTGGCTGGTACAACAGAAATACCGCATTTAATCCATATATGGTAGAGGGCAAAAAGACAGTAGCGCTGGAGATTATCGAACAGATGAATTTTGAGGTTCCTGATTATGTGTTTGTATCAGTCGGTGATGGGTGCATTATATCTGGTGTCGCAAAGGGTTACTCCGACATGTATCACTTAGGTTTTATTAACCACCTTCCGAAGCTTGTCGCAGTGCAAGCCGAAGGATGCCAGCCTCTCGTAGATGCCTTAAATGGTGATGGCGCAGTAAAATTTGTGGAACCTGACACACTGGCAGACAGCATCGCAGTAGGCGTGCCTAGAAATAGAGTAATGGCTATCAGGGATATTGACAACTCAGAGGGATTTGGCATTGCGGTCAGTGACGACGAAATAATTGAAGCCATCAAATACCTTGGCTCAACAGAGGGCATTTTTGCAGAACCTGCCGGATCCACATCATTTGCGGGAGCACTGAAGGCCTTAAAAAATGGCAAGATATCAAAAAATGATAAAGTTGTAATAATTGTCACGGGAAATGGACTTAAAGACGTTGAAAGCGCAATAAAAGCAGGAGGAAAACCTCTTGCAATAAATCCTGATATTGAATCCATAAAAAAAGCTTTAAATAAATGA
- a CDS encoding M20 family metallopeptidase translates to MTSEEKLEVTQLLKQLINIESTNPPGNENKIANFIKNYLSENKIPAELVYLAENRSSIVGRIDGTSKRNIALCGHIDTVRVNKNKWSKPPFKGIIENGKMYGRGASDMKGGIAAILYAAILLKRRNIIPDKTIVLALTADEEQKYSGAKKLLERGYFDETEFLIIAEPTDSKVYIGEKGELWIKAIFHGKAAHGSTPELGNNAIIAGSKFVLHVQELSDKTFTEHSYFGKTSLNVGQFSGGIQVNIVPDYSEIMLDFRVISQENKEKAVALVNIAGRKAADETNIKFESEIFSYHPPIFSDPSNFFVNKFIQKTQIEQRGIIGYCTDGATIIPKKQIPFVIYGPGAIALAHQPDEYITLNSLYEAVDNFAAFLMK, encoded by the coding sequence ATGACTTCGGAAGAAAAATTAGAAGTAACACAGCTACTAAAACAGCTTATTAATATAGAAAGCACAAACCCCCCTGGGAATGAGAACAAAATTGCAAATTTCATAAAAAATTATCTTTCGGAAAATAAAATACCAGCAGAACTTGTTTATCTTGCCGAAAATAGAAGCTCAATTGTCGGACGGATTGACGGTACCAGTAAACGCAATATTGCACTCTGTGGACATATAGATACTGTAAGGGTAAATAAAAATAAATGGAGCAAACCACCCTTTAAAGGAATTATAGAAAACGGAAAGATGTACGGACGCGGAGCATCTGACATGAAGGGTGGCATCGCAGCAATTCTTTACGCCGCAATTCTCTTAAAAAGAAGAAATATTATACCAGATAAAACAATTGTTCTTGCGCTCACAGCTGATGAAGAACAAAAATATAGCGGGGCAAAAAAACTCCTTGAAAGGGGCTATTTTGATGAAACTGAATTTCTTATTATTGCAGAACCCACAGATTCTAAAGTATATATAGGCGAAAAAGGAGAACTATGGATAAAAGCAATATTCCATGGAAAAGCTGCGCATGGTTCCACTCCGGAATTAGGAAATAATGCAATAATCGCAGGAAGTAAATTTGTGCTGCATGTACAAGAATTATCTGATAAAACCTTTACAGAACACTCTTATTTTGGCAAAACATCTCTTAATGTTGGGCAATTTAGTGGAGGCATCCAGGTAAACATCGTTCCTGATTACTCTGAAATAATGCTTGATTTTAGAGTAATTTCGCAGGAAAATAAAGAAAAAGCTGTTGCTCTTGTGAATATTGCAGGTAGAAAAGCTGCAGATGAAACAAATATAAAGTTTGAAAGCGAAATATTTAGTTATCATCCTCCTATTTTCTCTGATCCGTCAAATTTTTTCGTAAACAAATTCATTCAAAAAACACAAATTGAACAAAGAGGAATAATAGGTTATTGCACTGATGGTGCCACAATCATACCAAAAAAACAAATACCATTTGTTATTTACGGTCCGGGAGCAATTGCTCTGGCACATCAACCGGATGAATATATCACGCTAAATTCTTTATATGAAGCAGTCGACAATTTCGCTGCATTTTTAATGAAATAA
- the rpsU gene encoding 30S ribosomal protein S21, translated as MANVRKRGNESIEDLLRRFKRECIKEGLYSELKKRRFYVPPSVKRKQKDAKKK; from the coding sequence GTGGCAAACGTAAGAAAAAGAGGAAATGAGTCTATTGAAGATCTTTTGAGAAGGTTCAAAAGAGAATGTATTAAAGAAGGATTGTACTCTGAGTTGAAGAAGAGGCGATTTTATGTGCCGCCTAGTGTAAAAAGAAAACAAAAAGACGCAAAGAAAAAGTAG
- the deoC gene encoding deoxyribose-phosphate aldolase, translated as MFYISLDKQMTKNDIAKIIDHTQLKAETTCNDIIRLCNEAKKYSFGAVCVNSGYVALAKKQLTDTSVKIASVVGFPLGAMDSAAKAFEAERAITLGANEIDMVMNIGEFKSENYKKVEEDIKYVVKAVSPAIVKVIIETALLTAKEKPIACSIAVSAGAKYVKTSTGFSKGGAAIEDIKLMRMVVGKNIGVKASGGIHSFETAVKMVEAGASRIGASKSVEIIS; from the coding sequence ATGTTTTATATTTCATTAGATAAGCAAATGACAAAAAACGATATAGCAAAAATTATTGATCATACTCAATTAAAAGCAGAAACTACTTGTAATGATATTATTCGCCTTTGCAATGAAGCAAAAAAATATTCTTTTGGCGCCGTATGTGTAAATTCAGGATATGTTGCTCTTGCAAAAAAACAATTAACAGATACTTCGGTAAAAATTGCATCCGTAGTAGGATTTCCTTTGGGAGCCATGGATAGCGCTGCAAAAGCTTTTGAGGCAGAAAGAGCAATTACATTAGGGGCTAATGAGATAGATATGGTAATGAACATAGGAGAGTTCAAATCTGAAAATTATAAAAAGGTAGAAGAAGATATAAAATATGTTGTAAAAGCCGTAAGTCCCGCCATAGTAAAGGTCATCATAGAAACAGCTTTGCTTACTGCAAAAGAAAAACCAATTGCATGTTCAATAGCAGTGTCAGCGGGAGCCAAATATGTAAAAACATCCACAGGTTTTAGCAAAGGTGGAGCTGCAATTGAAGACATAAAATTAATGCGTATGGTAGTTGGAAAAAATATAGGCGTAAAAGCATCGGGGGGAATTCATAGTTTTGAAACAGCAGTTAAAATGGTCGAGGCTGGTGCTTCCAGAATTGGTGCAAGTAAAAGTGTCGAGATAATAAGTTAA
- the recO gene encoding DNA repair protein RecO — MGYLSVKGITISAYPHKEKDRVVILFSDELGKIKANMRSVRSVSSKRSGLSDEFLYEKILLYRKNNWFTVTDVTLIDAFVEAKSKIDNYKVFSYIRELVILLMPFEQPDHRIFNLILDTLRMLELIDAPDTILVSFVLHFLKYIGFPVKIPEETRDIYYFLPESGGFNNFKGIAVDQEVVKEIIFLFDTPIKNINPVDNAKIILRLLNNFIAYHADSSHFIKFLETIEKLSNI, encoded by the coding sequence ATGGGGTACCTCTCGGTTAAAGGTATAACAATATCTGCCTACCCGCATAAAGAAAAGGATAGAGTCGTGATACTTTTTTCCGATGAATTAGGGAAAATTAAAGCAAACATGCGCTCCGTGAGATCCGTTAGCTCCAAGAGATCCGGCCTCTCAGATGAATTTTTATATGAAAAAATTCTCCTTTACCGGAAAAACAACTGGTTTACCGTAACGGATGTAACCCTCATAGATGCATTTGTGGAAGCCAAAAGCAAGATTGATAACTACAAAGTATTTTCATATATAAGAGAGCTCGTTATATTGCTAATGCCTTTTGAACAACCGGACCATAGAATATTTAATTTAATCTTAGATACTCTTAGAATGCTTGAATTAATAGATGCCCCGGATACGATACTGGTTTCTTTTGTTCTGCATTTTTTAAAATACATCGGCTTTCCAGTAAAAATACCCGAAGAAACGAGAGATATCTATTACTTCCTACCGGAGTCAGGAGGATTTAATAATTTTAAAGGCATAGCCGTAGATCAAGAAGTAGTTAAAGAAATTATTTTTCTCTTCGACACGCCCATAAAAAATATTAATCCAGTAGATAATGCAAAAATAATTTTACGATTACTAAACAATTTTATTGCATATCATGCGGATTCAAGTCATTTTATTAAATTCCTTGAAACAATTGAAAAACTCAGTAATATATAA
- a CDS encoding glycine--tRNA ligase subunit alpha translates to MDFQEMIFKLEMFWKKQECVLLLPFDEQIGAGTLSPYTYLRALGKKPWATVYLQPSRRPADGRYGENPNRLYIHHQMQVIMKPPPKDIREIYLNSLRSLGLKLAQHEIKFIEDNWETAVLGAQGIGWEIRLDGLEITQFTYFQQAAGIDLDPVSVEITYGLERLAMFIQKKDSVFDIQWNDDYTYGDLRKDMEREECVYAFETSNPDKLFNLFNIYEEEGVNNLKKGILYPGYQYLLKCSHIFNLLDARGAISISERVQIISRIRKMANLAANIVLSKEENNEGLSA, encoded by the coding sequence ATGGATTTTCAAGAAATGATTTTTAAATTAGAAATGTTTTGGAAAAAACAAGAATGCGTACTATTGCTTCCATTTGACGAACAAATAGGAGCAGGGACACTAAGTCCTTACACATACTTAAGAGCGTTAGGGAAAAAACCGTGGGCAACTGTATATTTACAACCTTCCAGAAGACCTGCAGATGGAAGGTACGGAGAAAATCCCAATCGGTTATATATACATCATCAAATGCAAGTCATCATGAAACCCCCACCGAAAGATATCCGGGAAATATATCTCAATAGCCTGAGGTCATTAGGGCTCAAACTTGCTCAACATGAAATTAAATTTATTGAAGATAATTGGGAAACAGCAGTGCTGGGTGCACAGGGCATCGGCTGGGAAATAAGGCTTGATGGACTAGAAATCACACAATTTACGTATTTCCAGCAGGCAGCCGGCATTGATCTTGATCCGGTCTCAGTAGAAATAACATATGGCTTAGAAAGACTTGCAATGTTTATTCAAAAAAAAGACAGTGTGTTTGATATCCAATGGAATGATGATTATACATACGGCGACTTAAGAAAAGACATGGAGCGTGAAGAATGTGTTTATGCCTTTGAAACAAGCAACCCGGACAAACTCTTTAATCTCTTTAATATATATGAAGAAGAGGGGGTAAACAATCTAAAAAAAGGAATTCTTTACCCCGGATATCAATACCTGTTAAAATGTTCCCACATCTTCAATTTGTTAGATGCAAGGGGTGCCATAAGCATATCCGAGAGAGTGCAAATTATTTCACGGATACGAAAAATGGCAAATCTTGCCGCAAACATTGTGCTAAGTAAGGAGGAAAATAATGAAGGATTATCTGCTTGA